The DNA window CGAGGATCTGCATCCAGGCCGCACCAATCTGCCTGGAGTGTTCGTCGCCGGCGCTGCCGCCGGCGCCAAAGACATCCCCGACTCCATTCTTCATGCCGGCGCGGCGGTGGCTCAGGTTGCCGCGCACCTTGAGCGCACGAAGGCTGCAGTACGAACTAAGGCGACGGTGGCGGTATGAGCGGTCGTAGAATCGGGGTGTATGTCTGTCAGTGCGGTGGCAACATCGGCGACTACGTCGACGTCTCCGAAGTCGTGACGGCTGTGGAGAACGATCCGGATGTCGTGGTCGCCCGCTCAGCTATGTTCACCTGTTCGGACGCGACACAGTACGAGATCATCCGTGACGCCCACGATCAGGAGCTCGACGCACTTGTCGTCGCGTCGTGTTCTCCCAAGCTGCACACCGAGACGTTCCGTTCGGTCGCCAGGCGCGCGGGCCTGAATCCTTTCCAGTACACGCAGGTCAACGTGCGCGAGGAGTGTTCGTGGACGCACACGGACGACCATGTGGGGGCCACGGAGAAGGCCATTCGCCTGGTGAGAGCCGGCATCAATCGCACACGTCTGACGGAACCTCTGGAGCCGATCGTTGTGGAGACGACACCGCGCAGTCTCGTGGTCGGTGGCGGCATCGCCGGTTTGCGCGCAGCACTGGGCTTGGCGGAGATCGGTCTTGAGGTCGTGCTGGTGGAGAAGGAGGCGCGACTGGGTGGTCGTGTTGGCGGGTTTGGCGCCATGTATCCGCACGGCCGCAACGGTGCGGAGCTGGTTGCGCAACTTGAGCGCGACGTGCGCGCCCATCCTCTGATTACAGTGCTGACAAACGCCGAGGTGCTTGCCAAGAGTGGCAGCTTCGGCAACTACGTGGTCACGATCGGCCTCGATGAGGAGGGGGTCGAGACTGCTCGGTTCGACGTCGGATCAATCGTCGTCGCCACCGGCGCTACGACATACGAGCCTGTTTCCGGCGAGCTCGGCTACGGTTCCGCCGGTGTGCTCACTCTGCCGCAATTCAAGAGTCTGCTGGACGAGTCGTCCGGCCCGTTGGAGATCGCCGGCCGGCCGGTCAAGACAATCGCCTACATCTACTGCGTGGGCAGCCGGCAGGATGCGAGCATCGAGGGCGGCCACACGTACTGTTCGCGCTACTGCTGCACCGCGGCGGTGCACGCT is part of the Thermoleophilia bacterium genome and encodes:
- a CDS encoding CoB--CoM heterodisulfide reductase iron-sulfur subunit A family protein, giving the protein MSGRRIGVYVCQCGGNIGDYVDVSEVVTAVENDPDVVVARSAMFTCSDATQYEIIRDAHDQELDALVVASCSPKLHTETFRSVARRAGLNPFQYTQVNVREECSWTHTDDHVGATEKAIRLVRAGINRTRLTEPLEPIVVETTPRSLVVGGGIAGLRAALGLAEIGLEVVLVEKEARLGGRVGGFGAMYPHGRNGAELVAQLERDVRAHPLITVLTNAEVLAKSGSFGNYVVTIGLDEEGVETARFDVGSIVVATGATTYEPVSGELGYGSAGVLTLPQFKSLLDESSGPLEIAGRPVKTIAYIYCVGSRQDASIEGGHTYCSRYCCTAAVHAALLAAERDPAVRQYHLYRDMRTYGKYELLWSESRERGSLYLRVPDDDPPVVQQLPSGGLRVTARDLLTEGEEIAIPADLVVLVTGMEARGNDDLVSALKLPVGGDGFYHEIHPKLRPVETIVDGVLVCGACQAPRNSAESVASGLAAVAQSGALLKRGFAELDPLVATVHVSACTWCGKCLAACPYTAIEEVAEGERTVARVIKTACKGCGGCVPACPAEAIDLLGYSDAQIKAMIDGLLGVGCT